The sequence GCCCCTTTACAGTTTATTCATAATATTATTTACCTTTGGCTTGTTTGTTGATTGTGATTACAATTGTaggcagaaaaaaaaagaaacaagtaaAAAACTATCCAAAAATGCAAAGTAAATGAAATGTGATCTCAAACAATAACAAAGCATTATCATTCTTGGACAAACATATTAATGAGATGCAATGATATCAAACATTGTTAGTGTGTTCAATATAagtgtgtttctttgttaagCATTTATATGGGAGCAGCCTTGAAACATGTTAGTTACTCACGCAAATGAGACATTATAGATGTGCAGTATGTCTTTCCAAATGACTTCAGACCTACCAATACTCGATGAAATGACGATATGCATGCTATTTATGTTAACAAAAAATTTGCACGTTGTGAGCACTATTCTTACTGACCCATCTAATATTATTTTCTGGATCCACCACTGCATGTAGCATATTTATGTACTGAAATTACACGCAATTTATCAAACTAATAATTACCTCTTGCACTTTATTTAGTGTTACATGAAAAAGAGGTTAGATGAAACTAATTCATCCTTGGAAATTTAgatgtttttgttttgggtgGTGAAAAGATTGAATTTATGAGTTAACGAAGGGATAATATTGTGTTAATTTAATTGAGCCCGCAAAGTTAAGAGATAACGAAGGGTTTCATGGGAATCTACCATTTGTCAATATTTGTTTTTGTAAGCTTCCGCAAATAAATTGGtatttgataatttgttattagtttaaaatttttggGTTAAAGTTGTTATGTCCTTTGCtgctttatataaaaaaattgcaaaaatgaacgccgttgccggggatcgaACCCGGGTCACCCGCGTGACAGGCGGGAATACTTACCACTATACTACAACGACCTTGTTGCCCTAATCgactgttttattttatttctagtCTTAGGCCTTTGACACCATTTTTCACTTCCCTACATTGTTAATCCTGATGGGCCATGAATTGAAGTTATGGAATAGTTTTTTCTTCCTCTACTAATTCTGATTTCTCCCTACCATACCGAGTACCATGATAGGCAGACAAGTGTTATGGGTTCAAACATAGACTTTACATTTTCCCACCCGTTTGTATTCCATCGAGCGATAATTTAATCTAATTCACAAGCACGAAATCTAAACTTGGAGTATCTGAATTACGTGTACGAGAATTTGAACTTGAGGACAGAGGAGGGAGTTCTAGCCAACTTGGCTACTCTCACGTCTCTAGCAATGTTCGTTAATGTTTGTACCGTTGTAGTTAAATCTTGAATTTTCTCTAGAACCTGGCCAACCAATTGACCAAACAAATTATAAGGATACAACAAAGGTTATGCAGTTCAACCTACACCAACAAATactgcaaaagaaaataaatgttGAAGAATAGTGGTTAGCATTAACAATTCTGAAGGGCTTACATGAAGTAAAAtcatcatctatactacaacACACCTAGGAGGATCAAATAAATACCCACCCATCTTACAACCACTACcccatccatccatccatctATCCATCCATGCTTTCATCTTGCAAGAATCCTGCAAGCACTCATCCATGTCGTGGTAGAGTCGAAACTTCCATGCCTGAAAACTCAATGGAAATTGCACCGTTGCAATAACGAATGACTATAATCAACATATTTCTCCCAGAGGGGCTTGTACTTTTCCATTCCGATCTTCAACCACGGTTTTGAGTTGCCGTTGTAGTGCAGCACAGCACCTTTCTCTATGAAGTGAGGGTCAACGGTTGTGTAGCCCAAACCCAGAATATGCCACGAGGCATCCAAAGGCTCTGTCAATCCGTAGAATGTCAACAATCCGGGTGGTAGTGTGCCGAGTTTCCACAATGTCCGGTCTACATTTCTTTCCTGCCAGTAGTGGTAGATGCCGGTGACATTCCTTTTCCTCCATTGAACCAAATCAAAAACATTCATCCCAAACGCCCATCCACAAGCATCAGGATCAAAATGCGCTCTTATGAGAGGGTGAGAGTAGTTCAGATATTTATGGTATCTGTGAAATGTCTCCATGCATGTCTCCACCGCACCATTGACATTACCGTTCAAACTAATGGAGAACAGATCAGATAGATCCTTCTTAACCACAACATCATCATCCAGAAAAACCACCTTCTTCAGGGCAGGAAAAACTTCCGGAATATAAAACCTCAGATGATTAAGCATGGAAAGATACTTGGGGTTCCGAAACTTGATTGGTGTCCGCCCATTATCACTATTTCCAGAGAAATAATAACTCTGAGTATCAGAGTCTTGGAGCTGCTTAAGTACAGGAACATAAGAAGCATTCAACCATGTAAAATCCTCAAACTTTTGAACCTCAACGGCTACTCCTCTGAAGCTGTTTATGGAAAACCAGGCCTTCATTGCAGCATAGTTGATTTCATCAGTTACAAGATGGAAGACAATCTTATCTGGATTTTTGGAATTTATAGAAGTTGAATTGACCACAACTGAAGTTGCTAGGATGTTGTCAGAGAAGACGCAGAAATGATAGAGATTGTTATCCTTTACTTTCATTTCTATTTGCTTTCTGTCCTTGATTTTCCTCTGTATATTCGGCTTTCTGAACCATTCACTAGTCAGCTGAATACCAAGGCAGTAGAGACTTTTTGGGACTTCTTCAGCAGCTATTTGTCCATACTTTGAACTTTTGTCGCTCACCAAACTCATTTGTTCTTCCAGAGTTTGGATTTTGGCTTTCAGTCTCATGATCATGGTAGCACTATCATAATGGAGCTGCTGTGCTTGGTACAGTATAAGTGCCATATCACTGATTGCAGTTTCCGATTCTCTAACAGTCAGAGGAACTCGCCTGGTTGCAGCATTTGACAGCAGGATCTGCGAACTGCGAATCTGGGCACTTAATTCCCAAGCAAACTGAAGGTTGTTACTTTCTTTGGCAATCACAACAAATGCTTTTGCGAGAGCAATTTGGTCATTGAGCTGCCTTGCAACTGAGTTGGGGCTCAACATTTCGTCGGTAATATTAAGGCCTTCCATAATTCTATCACTCCTGAATTTCTGCGGAAGGAAATCAAGCACATATTTTGTTAAGTATGCAAAATAAGGGGGGTAAATGCATATTTATCACTTCCTCCAGAACAGAAAAGATGAAAACAAAGAGTTAATTTGTTTTCCAATATCTGGAAGGATGATATTGGTGCCACCATATAAGAGCAGCTTCCCAGCATCAAGAGCATATGACTTTTGTCAGGATTCACTTCCAATACAGAATGTTCGAATTCAGCGAGCATTTTTAACATGTTACGTTTAAATTTCATTTATTGAATATCACCATCAGTCGAAAGTAGATTATTAATCTTATAAAGTTATCTATATGAGTTAACTCTGGCCACACCACAGTAAATGTGTTGTCTTAAAGTTCCCGTTCTGGAGACTGGACCTATAACATTCACTCCTCCGCGTACTTAAAAATGACATCTACCTTGACTTTGTGATGACAATAAAATCTCTAGATTGTTCTATGGATCTATCAACTCTAGACATTTTACAAGAATCCACAACATGAGCAGAATAACCTGAAAACTTTGAAAACACTGAAAAGGACACAACCAAGCACATCCATATCATTTACAATGATTCAACAAACATTACTACTCCCTTTCAAAATACATTAACTATTCGTTTTCAGATTCTTCAGCCCTTTCGACGAAATCATTGGAAATAATAAGGTCATATCAGATGCCATCTAGATCGAGCTAAATCCCAACTAAATAACACTTCATTTTCTCTAATCGAGCCGAACCCAAGCatacaaaatcaaatctttGCTGTAGTAGCTAACAAATCCAAGTACAAGACAAAAATATTATTGAATCCTAAAGCTTACATCTTTTTGTTGTTTTAGCTCCCAAAACTGAAAAACTCAGAACCCAATTCAGCATTTTTTTTACCTCAGCTCCCAAGTTAAACAGAACCCCCAACATCCCATACTCCAATCCCCTCCATTTTCCCACAGTTCCCTACACTTTCTAGGCAACCAAACAGAGTTCAGACACCCAACTAAACCAAAAAAGGGCAGAGAAGTAATATACACATACCATGGGAATGACAGGTCTGGACTCCATCTGATTAACTCTGCTCAAAGTAAAAATGAAGAGCAAAACCGCAACCCCGCACAGCGCCCACCATAACGCATTTGGAAACCGCCGCCGGAGCGGCCTCCGGAAGTCCGCGGCTCTCCGCCTCATTACTCCCCACCGGTTCCAAATCTGAAGCGCCCAATCCAATCCCGCAAACCCGTTTGTTTCCCGAGAAAGTTGCAGCCCCTCTGAACAGAGATCGCAATCCGGATCAAAAGACGGAGTGGCTGGATCTTGTCACACAAGGAGAATTGGGAATGGGAATTTAGAGTTGTGGGGGTTGAATTTGTAGTGGGTTTTTGGATTGGGTGAATATTTAGTGAGGAAGAAAGGACCTTTGTCTGTCTTCTTCTTTCACAGAGAGACAACAACAGTTGGTCGGTTAGTTCGTGTGTTATAATTATGTGTGGAGTGGAGTGGCCTCTgcttctctgtttttttttcatattattttttcttaattcGAAGCTCTagaatgttttttatttatttattttttattttttatttattttttttttatggacgTACTATTAAATGATCCAAAAAAATTAACGGTCTTTTTATAAAAATCTAATAGATTTTTGCAACAATTGGATGTTCCGACTACAATTTTATGTTACACTCAATAATTGAAATTTATACAAAATTTAACTGTCTCAgagttttattaaatttctaatgCAATATCTAATAGTTGATTTTCTGATCGCAGCAGAGGGGTAtgtaatttaatttgatttgtattGCATTTATTTGGTTTTATTGAGATGGAAATAGCATAATTGAAGCAGAACAAGCAAAGGTTAGtagaataattaattaaatttggtGATGTCATTTTCGTTTAATCCCTAAAAGTCTCTTTCCACTCGGACGAGACACAGCAACCCACATCTGAAACTCAAACTCACATTTCAGATTTATGACAATTATTGGTAATTGTATCGAGTGTACCAATAAGTGATGGCTGCCTCAATATTATTGGCAAAAAGAACGAGATGTCGTTGTGAAAGTATGAAATAATCTTGCATTgttgtgttaaaaagttaaaacataTAACTACACATAGTTGACTTATGATATTATCATAACAATTGATTTATGATACAacatttttcttattcttttttgaccaagaataaaaaatttaaggTAGATTTCTTTGTTTGATTGGAAATGGTCTCAAGTTCGTCCTCACATCACCTCTCATTAATTTTTGTGTGGATTAACACTAATTTGTGAgtatatttaatgaaaatgaacTAAAATTAAGTTATATTAAGTGCATGAGTCCAACTAGTTGAACAACATAATGTGTCTACTCAACTTGCTTTAAAATTTtgtaagagagaaaaaaaaaaaaaaaaacctttatctTAGTTCAGTgcccttttttttcttgatcCAAGGTGAGTAACGTGCTTAAAACTTGGGATTCGTCTTTAAAAGCTTGGTGGCTTTTACCATATTTGAACATTTCTTCCATTAACATTGTTAAACAAATCCTACCGATTTGTTGCCAAGTTTTAGCCTTTAATTTGTTCAAAACCTAACGAAAACAGTCACGGTGGTTCATTAAAAATGTCTATAAACACGCTCCCCAATTCGTAAACGAAAGGATCGTATGTCATTAGTGTTCGTGCGACAGACAATCTTGTATaataatacaacaacaaaaaaagctAAATAATCAACATATAGTAACACAACCATTTACGAAAGTAAGCCGATTAATCCATGGTGGTGCACATGAAAAGTGAGTGCCTAAATGATACACTCTAGAACAAGAAGTTAACTACTCGGACTGTGAACTAAACGATACACTCTTCAGAAAGGTTTATGGTAGCCTTCTACTTGAAAAAGAGTATGGACTAAAGCAGGGGTACTGAAGAATGGGAGTTTAACATACTTGCCGGCAAGAGCACACCTTACACACTCGAGCATGACTGAAACGTACACGAGTGCCACAACTGCCCAGTATTCTATGCCGAATGTGCCATTGAAGTGTATAAGCGGGAAAAAATTGCTCGAATACCAGACCACTTGCAGCATTGTCTCTAATAGCATTGCCATGATTACATGGTACCTGAAGAAGTGAGGCCACTCTTTTTTCTTCACCACTCCAAAATACGCCAAGAAGAAATATATCATTGTGAACCAATATGGCAACCTCTTTATTGCTCCTGGGACATAATAAACCAAGTCTCCAAACAATTCATAGTGTTCTGTGAAGGGTTGAATATAAAACCCGGTATCAGACATCTGCAGAGCGATTAAGTAGGGGAGACATGCTAaagttctccaccaccattCTGGCTTCTCTTTCATTTTCGGAAAAGGTATACTGATGGAGTTGCTCTTCTTTGCTTGTGTCAATGTTGAAGATTTCCGTTGTCTTGGTAACATGGATATGTTGTGTGACTGATCGCCTTGATTCCCTCTTAACAGTCTCGATGACGTAAAAGAAAGGTGCAAGTTTGGCAATCCTGAAAATTACATGTTTGGGATTATAAGGACATAAACAATCTCAAAGATGATCCTATCTAAAAGGCATTGCTTCTGTTATACATGACACATTAAAAGAACTCATGGTAACACAAGCAACTGATTAATTTCAAATCAGGTTATATGAGAAACACGGATGATACTCGACACGAAACTTTGCATACCTTTCGGGGCCCAGGAATGCAGATTGTGGTTAGGTTGTTGTATACTCCTGCTACTTGACAGTATAGGCACTGCATTGAAGTTAGATCTGCATGCAACCCGGTTGGGCTTGTTCTGTCTTTTTAGATTCACATCCTTGTACCTAGTTAAAGAccaatataatataattgattAACATGAGCTGGGAAACGATCATATAGACTTGGCAAAACTCCTGTTTCATTACTCCAATGCTGCTAATAATTTTCTCTATTCCAgaccagaaaaagaaaaggtggATCTCAAGACTGTTAATTGTTGTAATCTGGAAAAATACTCGAAACAACAAAACCAGTTAAAATCTGTCGTCCAAGGCTCAGAAAAAGGGACTCATAGACTAAAATTCCAACACAATATATTTGTCATTGGAAAGTCATTTCGATCCTCCAAATAATCTCAATTCTCAAGTGAACCAACTTTATGAGTTTTCAAAATTAGCTATGGCTTCCCTTAGCACTTACAAATAAGCGATTCACGAATGTCACACTCTATGCCACATTAGAAGTTCAAAGTGTAACTCTACCATAATCTTTAACCAAAAGCAAGGCTACTCAATACTCAAAAGTGTCCCCCACTTATACACTTAAAGCGCTAACTACTGATCGTTAATGCAAACGATAAATGATGACTTAATGGAATGAAAAAGTACTtaaaaatcaaatatcaaagaaTGTTAATCCTGCAAACATGACTGGGGAGACAGGGGAAGAAGGCATCCTACACCATAACAATTGAGTCAGCACAAAATTGCCAATAAAATTTGCCAAATGCCATACAAATCTGATTCACACACACAACTAATCACATTCCATTGCCTAGAAGATCTAAATCCATACCATACAGCTACAAAGGGATTATCGATAACTAATTTCTAACCAGACCTACTTTTCGACCTTGAATTTAAAGTTGAGCTTACAAGAAGAGTGCTAAAATTACGAACCAAGATTCAGCTCATGTAACAAACCTCTAAACTACATTCAGAATCTCATAAATTCCCAGTTTTTCCCTCTTTCATAACATCAAAACTACGAAAATTCGAATTAAATTTTTCGTTCCTAAAAGTATAATCTACCACATTATGAAACACAAATAATCCAGAAACGACCTACCACAGCTCAAACACTAGAATAATTAATTTAGATGTATTACAACAAACACTATTAACTAATAACAACCCTAAAAACAACCAAATTCTCCACTTCTCCAGGAATTAAGAAATCGAAAAGAGAAAAATGCACGACGccaacaaaacccagaaatgGTTCCCTCTTCCGAATCTACTTTTCCAAAAAAGAAACGATTTTTAG is a genomic window of Malus domestica chromosome 09, GDT2T_hap1 containing:
- the LOC103409051 gene encoding protein TIC 20-IV, chloroplastic-like; this translates as MATALGCRLSVLASPAASRYKDVNLKRQNKPNRVACRSNFNAVPILSSSRSIQQPNHNLHSWAPKGLPNLHLSFTSSRLLRGNQGDQSHNISMLPRQRKSSTLTQAKKSNSISIPFPKMKEKPEWWWRTLACLPYLIALQMSDTGFYIQPFTEHYELFGDLVYYVPGAIKRLPYWFTMIYFFLAYFGVVKKKEWPHFFRYHVIMAMLLETMLQVVWYSSNFFPLIHFNGTFGIEYWAVVALVYVSVMLECVRCALAGKYVKLPFFSTPALVHTLFQVEGYHKPF
- the LOC103409050 gene encoding probable galacturonosyltransferase 10 yields the protein MRRRAADFRRPLRRRFPNALWWALCGVAVLLFIFTLSRVNQMESRPVIPMKFRSDRIMEGLNITDEMLSPNSVARQLNDQIALAKAFVVIAKESNNLQFAWELSAQIRSSQILLSNAATRRVPLTVRESETAISDMALILYQAQQLHYDSATMIMRLKAKIQTLEEQMSLVSDKSSKYGQIAAEEVPKSLYCLGIQLTSEWFRKPNIQRKIKDRKQIEMKVKDNNLYHFCVFSDNILATSVVVNSTSINSKNPDKIVFHLVTDEINYAAMKAWFSINSFRGVAVEVQKFEDFTWLNASYVPVLKQLQDSDTQSYYFSGNSDNGRTPIKFRNPKYLSMLNHLRFYIPEVFPALKKVVFLDDDVVVKKDLSDLFSISLNGNVNGAVETCMETFHRYHKYLNYSHPLIRAHFDPDACGWAFGMNVFDLVQWRKRNVTGIYHYWQERNVDRTLWKLGTLPPGLLTFYGLTEPLDASWHILGLGYTTVDPHFIEKGAVLHYNGNSKPWLKIGMEKYKPLWEKYVDYSHSLLQRCNFH